Proteins found in one Canis aureus isolate CA01 chromosome 19, VMU_Caureus_v.1.0, whole genome shotgun sequence genomic segment:
- the YJEFN3 gene encoding yjeF N-terminal domain-containing protein 3 isoform X5: MSSAARPDPAETPEEQRFLSTEEAAALERELLEDYRFGRQQLVELCGHASAVAVTKVFPLPTLSRKQRTVLVVCGPEQNGAVGLVCARHLRVFEYEPTIFYPTRSLDLLHRDLTTQCEKMDIPFLSYLPTEVQLINDAYGLVVDAVLGPGVQPGEIGGPCTRALATLKLLSIPLVSLDIPSGMPGWDAETGGGDSEDGLRPDVLVSLAAPKRCAGRFSGRHHFVAGRFVPDDVRRKFALRLPGYTGTDCVAAL; encoded by the exons ATGAGCAGTGCGGCCCGCCCCGACCCAGCGGAGACGCCCGAGGAGCAGCGTTTCCTCAG CACTGAGGAGGCGGCTGCCCTCGAGCGGGAGTTGCTGGAGGATTATCGCTTTGGGCGGCAGCAGCTGGTGGAGTTGTGTGGCCATGCTAGTGCTGTAGCTGTGACCAAG GTGTTCCCCTTGCCTACTCTCTCCCGGAAGCAGAGGACAGTGCTGGTCGTGTGTGGCCCGGAGCAGAACGGGGCAGTGGGGCTGGTCTGTGCCCGGCACCTGCGGGTGTTT gagTACGAACCGACCATCTTCTACCCTACACGCTCACTGGATCTGCTGCACCGGGACCTGACCACCCAGTGTGAGAAGATGGACATCCCCTTCCTGTCCTATTTGCCCACAGAG GTCCAGCTCATCAACGATGCCTACGGACTGGTGGTGGATGCCGTGCTGGGCCCTGGCGTGCAGCCGGGAGAGATCGGGGGCCCTTGCACGCGTGCGCTGGCCACACTCAAGCTGCTGTCCATCCCCCTTGTGAGCCTGGACATTCCCTCAGGCATGCCAG GCTGGGACGCGGAGACCGGCGGCGGGGACAGCGAGGACGGGCTCCGGCCCGACGTGCTGGTGTCGCTCGCCGCGCCCAAGCGCTGCGCCGGCCGCTTCTCCGGCCGCCACCACTTCGTGGCCGGCAGGTTCGTGCCCGACGACGTGCGCCGAAAGTTCGCTCTGCGCCTGCCGGGATACACGGGCACCGACTGCGTCGCGGCGCTGtga
- the YJEFN3 gene encoding yjeF N-terminal domain-containing protein 3 isoform X3, giving the protein MLLKGRGGGSPCKSHRLTATMSSAARPDPAETPEEQRFLSTEEAAALERELLEDYRFGRQQLVELCGHASAVAVTKVFPLPTLSRKQRTVLVVCGPEQNGAVGLVCARHLRVFEYEPTIFYPTRSLDLLHRDLTTQCEKMDIPFLSYLPTEVQLINDAYGLVVDAVLGPGVQPGEIGGPCTRALATLKLLSIPLVSLDIPSGMPGWDAETGGGDSEDGLRPDVLVSLAAPKRCAGRFSGRHHFVAGRFVPDDVRRKFALRLPGYTGTDCVAAL; this is encoded by the exons ATGCTCTTAAAAGGCCGTGGCGGTGGCAGCCCGTGCAAATCTCACAGGCTCACCGCGACCATGAGCAGTGCGGCCCGCCCCGACCCAGCGGAGACGCCCGAGGAGCAGCGTTTCCTCAG CACTGAGGAGGCGGCTGCCCTCGAGCGGGAGTTGCTGGAGGATTATCGCTTTGGGCGGCAGCAGCTGGTGGAGTTGTGTGGCCATGCTAGTGCTGTAGCTGTGACCAAG GTGTTCCCCTTGCCTACTCTCTCCCGGAAGCAGAGGACAGTGCTGGTCGTGTGTGGCCCGGAGCAGAACGGGGCAGTGGGGCTGGTCTGTGCCCGGCACCTGCGGGTGTTT gagTACGAACCGACCATCTTCTACCCTACACGCTCACTGGATCTGCTGCACCGGGACCTGACCACCCAGTGTGAGAAGATGGACATCCCCTTCCTGTCCTATTTGCCCACAGAG GTCCAGCTCATCAACGATGCCTACGGACTGGTGGTGGATGCCGTGCTGGGCCCTGGCGTGCAGCCGGGAGAGATCGGGGGCCCTTGCACGCGTGCGCTGGCCACACTCAAGCTGCTGTCCATCCCCCTTGTGAGCCTGGACATTCCCTCAGGCATGCCAG GCTGGGACGCGGAGACCGGCGGCGGGGACAGCGAGGACGGGCTCCGGCCCGACGTGCTGGTGTCGCTCGCCGCGCCCAAGCGCTGCGCCGGCCGCTTCTCCGGCCGCCACCACTTCGTGGCCGGCAGGTTCGTGCCCGACGACGTGCGCCGAAAGTTCGCTCTGCGCCTGCCGGGATACACGGGCACCGACTGCGTCGCGGCGCTGtga
- the YJEFN3 gene encoding yjeF N-terminal domain-containing protein 3 isoform X1, with protein MTGGVASKHTQSASGSISLGSQIHLDFPTFVETLLVNSPPLQSGVPVESHTLCTTLSGGPEDPSMEWSGARGRSPCSQAVTPLQEEQAHRDHEQCGPPRPSGDARGAAFPQVFPLPTLSRKQRTVLVVCGPEQNGAVGLVCARHLRVFEYEPTIFYPTRSLDLLHRDLTTQCEKMDIPFLSYLPTEVQLINDAYGLVVDAVLGPGVQPGEIGGPCTRALATLKLLSIPLVSLDIPSGMPGWDAETGGGDSEDGLRPDVLVSLAAPKRCAGRFSGRHHFVAGRFVPDDVRRKFALRLPGYTGTDCVAAL; from the exons ATGACAGGTGGAGTGGCCTCAAAACATACCCAGAGTGCTTCTGGATCCATCAGTCTTGGCTCACAAATACACCTGGATTTTCCTACCTTTGTTGAAACTCTCCTTGTCAACAGCCCACCCCTCCAGTCTGGGGTTCCTGTGGAATCCCACACCCTGTGCACAACACTGAGTGGGGGACCTGAAGATCCGAGCATGGAATGGAGTGGTGCCAGAGGCAGGTCCCCTTGCTCACAGGCTGTGACCCCATTACAGGAGGAACAG GCTCACCGCGACCATGAGCAGTGCGGCCCGCCCCGACCCAGCGGAGACGCCCGAGGAGCAGCGTTTCCTCAG GTGTTCCCCTTGCCTACTCTCTCCCGGAAGCAGAGGACAGTGCTGGTCGTGTGTGGCCCGGAGCAGAACGGGGCAGTGGGGCTGGTCTGTGCCCGGCACCTGCGGGTGTTT gagTACGAACCGACCATCTTCTACCCTACACGCTCACTGGATCTGCTGCACCGGGACCTGACCACCCAGTGTGAGAAGATGGACATCCCCTTCCTGTCCTATTTGCCCACAGAG GTCCAGCTCATCAACGATGCCTACGGACTGGTGGTGGATGCCGTGCTGGGCCCTGGCGTGCAGCCGGGAGAGATCGGGGGCCCTTGCACGCGTGCGCTGGCCACACTCAAGCTGCTGTCCATCCCCCTTGTGAGCCTGGACATTCCCTCAGGCATGCCAG GCTGGGACGCGGAGACCGGCGGCGGGGACAGCGAGGACGGGCTCCGGCCCGACGTGCTGGTGTCGCTCGCCGCGCCCAAGCGCTGCGCCGGCCGCTTCTCCGGCCGCCACCACTTCGTGGCCGGCAGGTTCGTGCCCGACGACGTGCGCCGAAAGTTCGCTCTGCGCCTGCCGGGATACACGGGCACCGACTGCGTCGCGGCGCTGtga
- the YJEFN3 gene encoding yjeF N-terminal domain-containing protein 3 isoform X2 has protein sequence MTGGVASKHTQSASGSISLGSQIHLDFPTFVETLLVNSPPLQSGVPVESHTLCTTLSGGPEDPSMEWSGARGRSPCSQAVTPLQEEQAHRDHEQCGPPRPSGDARGAAFPQVFPLPTLSRKQRTVLVVCGPEQNGAVGLVCARHLRVFEYEPTIFYPTRSLDLLHRDLTTQCEKMDIPFLSYLPTEVQLINDAYGLVVDAVLGPGVQPGEIGGPCTRALATLKLLSIPLVSLDIPSGWDAETGGGDSEDGLRPDVLVSLAAPKRCAGRFSGRHHFVAGRFVPDDVRRKFALRLPGYTGTDCVAAL, from the exons ATGACAGGTGGAGTGGCCTCAAAACATACCCAGAGTGCTTCTGGATCCATCAGTCTTGGCTCACAAATACACCTGGATTTTCCTACCTTTGTTGAAACTCTCCTTGTCAACAGCCCACCCCTCCAGTCTGGGGTTCCTGTGGAATCCCACACCCTGTGCACAACACTGAGTGGGGGACCTGAAGATCCGAGCATGGAATGGAGTGGTGCCAGAGGCAGGTCCCCTTGCTCACAGGCTGTGACCCCATTACAGGAGGAACAG GCTCACCGCGACCATGAGCAGTGCGGCCCGCCCCGACCCAGCGGAGACGCCCGAGGAGCAGCGTTTCCTCAG GTGTTCCCCTTGCCTACTCTCTCCCGGAAGCAGAGGACAGTGCTGGTCGTGTGTGGCCCGGAGCAGAACGGGGCAGTGGGGCTGGTCTGTGCCCGGCACCTGCGGGTGTTT gagTACGAACCGACCATCTTCTACCCTACACGCTCACTGGATCTGCTGCACCGGGACCTGACCACCCAGTGTGAGAAGATGGACATCCCCTTCCTGTCCTATTTGCCCACAGAG GTCCAGCTCATCAACGATGCCTACGGACTGGTGGTGGATGCCGTGCTGGGCCCTGGCGTGCAGCCGGGAGAGATCGGGGGCCCTTGCACGCGTGCGCTGGCCACACTCAAGCTGCTGTCCATCCCCCTTGTGAGCCTGGACATTCCCTCAG GCTGGGACGCGGAGACCGGCGGCGGGGACAGCGAGGACGGGCTCCGGCCCGACGTGCTGGTGTCGCTCGCCGCGCCCAAGCGCTGCGCCGGCCGCTTCTCCGGCCGCCACCACTTCGTGGCCGGCAGGTTCGTGCCCGACGACGTGCGCCGAAAGTTCGCTCTGCGCCTGCCGGGATACACGGGCACCGACTGCGTCGCGGCGCTGtga
- the YJEFN3 gene encoding yjeF N-terminal domain-containing protein 3 isoform X4, which translates to MLLKGRGGGSPCKSHRLTATMSSAARPDPAETPEEQRFLSTEEAAALERELLEDYRFGRQQLVELCGHASAVAVTKVFPLPTLSRKQRTVLVVCGPEQNGAVGLVCARHLRVFEYEPTIFYPTRSLDLLHRDLTTQCEKMDIPFLSYLPTEVQLINDAYGLVVDAVLGPGVQPGEIGGPCTRALATLKLLSIPLVSLDIPSGWDAETGGGDSEDGLRPDVLVSLAAPKRCAGRFSGRHHFVAGRFVPDDVRRKFALRLPGYTGTDCVAAL; encoded by the exons ATGCTCTTAAAAGGCCGTGGCGGTGGCAGCCCGTGCAAATCTCACAGGCTCACCGCGACCATGAGCAGTGCGGCCCGCCCCGACCCAGCGGAGACGCCCGAGGAGCAGCGTTTCCTCAG CACTGAGGAGGCGGCTGCCCTCGAGCGGGAGTTGCTGGAGGATTATCGCTTTGGGCGGCAGCAGCTGGTGGAGTTGTGTGGCCATGCTAGTGCTGTAGCTGTGACCAAG GTGTTCCCCTTGCCTACTCTCTCCCGGAAGCAGAGGACAGTGCTGGTCGTGTGTGGCCCGGAGCAGAACGGGGCAGTGGGGCTGGTCTGTGCCCGGCACCTGCGGGTGTTT gagTACGAACCGACCATCTTCTACCCTACACGCTCACTGGATCTGCTGCACCGGGACCTGACCACCCAGTGTGAGAAGATGGACATCCCCTTCCTGTCCTATTTGCCCACAGAG GTCCAGCTCATCAACGATGCCTACGGACTGGTGGTGGATGCCGTGCTGGGCCCTGGCGTGCAGCCGGGAGAGATCGGGGGCCCTTGCACGCGTGCGCTGGCCACACTCAAGCTGCTGTCCATCCCCCTTGTGAGCCTGGACATTCCCTCAG GCTGGGACGCGGAGACCGGCGGCGGGGACAGCGAGGACGGGCTCCGGCCCGACGTGCTGGTGTCGCTCGCCGCGCCCAAGCGCTGCGCCGGCCGCTTCTCCGGCCGCCACCACTTCGTGGCCGGCAGGTTCGTGCCCGACGACGTGCGCCGAAAGTTCGCTCTGCGCCTGCCGGGATACACGGGCACCGACTGCGTCGCGGCGCTGtga
- the NDUFA13 gene encoding NADH dehydrogenase [ubiquinone] 1 alpha subcomplex subunit 13, whose translation MAASKVKQDMPPPGGYGPIDYKRNLPRRGLSGYSMFAVGIGTLLFGYWSMMKWNRERRRLQIEDFEARIALMPLLQAEKDRRVLQMLRENLEEEAIIMKDVPDWKVGESVFHTTRWVTPMMGELYGLRTNEEILNASYGFMWYT comes from the exons ATGGCTGCGTCGAAGGTGAAACAGGACATGCCCCCGCCGGGGGGCTATGGCCCCATCGACTACAAGCGGAACCTTCCGCGTCGGGGACTGTCGG gcTATAGCATGTTTGCTGTGGGCATTGGGACCTTGCTCTTCGGATATTGGAGCATGATGAAGTGGAACCGTGAACGCAG GCGCTTGCAGATTGAGGACTTCGAGGCCCGGATCGCGCTGATGCCACTGTTGCAGGCAGAGAAGGACCggag GGTCCTGCAGATGCTTCGAGAGAACCTAGAGGAGGAGGCCATCATCATGAAGGATGTGCCTGATTGGAAG GTGGGTGAGTCTGTGTTCCACACAACGCGATGGGTGACTCCCATGATGGGTGAGCTCTATGGACTGCGCACAAATGAGGAGATTCTCAACGCCAGTTACGGCTTCATGTGGTACACGTAG
- the TSSK6 gene encoding testis-specific serine/threonine-protein kinase 6, translated as MSGDKLLSELGYKLGRTIGEGSYSKVKVATSKKYKGTVAIKVVDRRRAPPDFVNKFLPRELSILRGVRHPHIVHVFEFIEVCNGKLYIVMEAAATDLLQAVQRNGRIPGSQARDLFAQIAGAVRYLHDHHLVHRDLKCENVLLSPDERRVKLTDFGFGRQAHGYPDLSTTYCGSAAYASPEVLLGIPYDPKKYDVWSLGVVLYVMVTGCMPFDDSDIAGLPRRQKRGVLYPDGLEVSERCRALIAELLQFSPSARPSAGQVARNGWLRAGDSG; from the coding sequence ATGTCGGGCGACAAACTTCTGAGCGAACTCGGCTATAAGCTGGGACGCACGATAGGCGAGGGCAGTTACTCCAAGGTGAAGGTGGCCACGTCCAAGAAGTACAAGGGCACGGTGGCCATCAAGGTGGTGGACCGGCGGCGCGCGCCACCCGACTTCGTCAACAAGTTTCTGCCGCGTGAGCTGTCCATCCTTCGGGGCGTGCGGCACCCGCACATCGTGCACGTCTTCGAGTTCATCGAAGTGTGCAACGGGAAGCTGTATATCGTGATGGAGGCGGCCGCCACCGACCTGCTGCAGGCAGTGCAGCGCAACGGGCGCATCCCCGGGAGTCAGGCGCGCGACCTCTTCGCGCAAATCGCTGGGGCTGTGCGCTACCTGCATGACCACCACCTCGTGCACCGTGACCTCAAGTGCGAAAACGTGTTGCTGAGCCCCGACGAGCGCCGCGTCAAGCTCACTGACTTTGGCTTTGGTCGCCAGGCACACGGTTATCCTGACCTGAGCACCACCTACTGCGGCTCCGCCGCCTACGCGTCGCCTGAGGTTCTCTTGGGTATCCCATACGACCCCAAGAAGTACGACGTGTGGAGCCTGGGCGTCGTGCTCTACGTCATGGTCACCGGGTGCATGCCCTTCGATGACTCGGATATCGCTGGTCTGCCCAGGCGCCAGAAGCGCGGCGTCCTCTACCCCGATGGCCTCGAGGTGTCCGAGCGCTGCAGGGCCCTGATCGCAGAACTGCTGCAGTTCAGCCCCTCTGCCAGGCCCTCAGCGGGCCAGGTAGCGCGCAACGGCTGGCTGCGTGCGGGGGACTCTGGCTAG